A stretch of Candidatus Nanogingivalaceae bacterium DNA encodes these proteins:
- a CDS encoding recombination regulator RecX: MALDIFDQNDFKEKVAKKSFRKEDIFKDGHFTITDIKQAVKNPNRANIFVNGKYRFSLDIFQLTQLNVKIGAKFSEDEILNLEQQSEFGKLYALGLNYCLMRPHSEKEISDYLWKKTLNRKLRNKKTGEFYEKKGVSKVSAEQALQRLIEKGYVDDFKFAKFWIENRNQRKGSSIKKLKSELFSKGVSDEIIEQILASSKRNDSEEIQKIIAKKAKKYADEKKLVAYLARQGFSYDEIKRALSKDEF, encoded by the coding sequence ATGGCTTTAGATATTTTCGATCAAAATGATTTTAAAGAAAAAGTTGCAAAAAAAAGTTTTCGAAAAGAAGATATTTTTAAAGATGGCCATTTCACGATTACAGATATAAAACAAGCAGTTAAAAATCCAAATCGTGCTAATATTTTTGTAAATGGAAAATATCGTTTTTCTTTGGATATTTTTCAATTAACTCAACTAAATGTTAAAATTGGTGCAAAATTTTCAGAAGATGAAATTTTAAATCTCGAACAACAGAGTGAATTTGGAAAATTATATGCTCTTGGGCTTAATTATTGTTTGATGCGGCCACATTCTGAAAAGGAAATTAGTGATTATCTGTGGAAAAAAACGCTAAATCGAAAGCTTCGAAATAAAAAAACGGGTGAATTTTATGAGAAAAAAGGAGTTTCAAAAGTTTCAGCAGAACAAGCTTTGCAAAGATTGATTGAGAAAGGCTATGTTGATGATTTTAAATTTGCAAAATTTTGGATTGAAAATCGAAATCAAAGAAAAGGAAGTTCAATTAAAAAATTAAAATCTGAATTATTTTCGAAAGGTGTTTCAGACGAAATTATCGAACAAATTTTAGCAAGTTCAAAGCGTAATGATTCGGAAGAAATTCAAAAAATAATTGCAAAAAAAGCCAAAAAATACGCTGACGAAAAAAAACTTGTCGCATATTTAGCACGACAAGGGTTTTCGTATGACGAAATTAAGAGGGCACTTTCTAAAGATGAATTTTAA
- the recA gene encoding recombinase RecA yields the protein MAESGKKQALDLAIAQISKQFGDGSIMKLGENHKVDVELLPSGCLSLDIALGGGYPKGRIIEIYGPESSGKTTLTLHAIAEIQKQGGTAAFIDAEHALDPAYAKKLGVDTENLLVAQPDNGEQALEITETLVRSNAVDLIVVDSVAALVPQAEIDGDMGDAHMGLQARLMSQALRKLTGIINKSKATVIFINQIRMKIGVMFGNPETTTGGNALKFYASVRADIRRTAQIKSGDDVIGNRTKVKIVKNKIAAPFRIAEFDIMYNEGISKTGDILDLAVEHEILGKSGAFYKYNDQNIGQGRENAKRYLLENPEVMAEIEKKVRAKIRGEEIAEESSDNEEKEEK from the coding sequence ATGGCCGAAAGCGGCAAAAAACAAGCATTAGATTTAGCAATTGCTCAAATTTCGAAACAATTTGGTGACGGTTCAATTATGAAACTTGGTGAAAATCATAAGGTTGATGTTGAGCTTCTTCCTTCGGGATGCTTAAGTTTAGATATTGCGCTTGGTGGTGGTTATCCAAAAGGACGAATCATTGAAATTTATGGACCAGAAAGTTCAGGAAAAACTACTCTAACACTTCATGCGATTGCTGAAATTCAAAAGCAAGGTGGAACTGCAGCTTTCATTGACGCGGAACATGCACTTGACCCAGCTTACGCAAAGAAACTCGGCGTTGATACTGAGAATTTGCTTGTTGCGCAGCCCGACAATGGCGAGCAGGCTCTTGAAATTACTGAAACTCTAGTGCGTTCAAATGCTGTTGATTTGATTGTTGTTGACTCTGTTGCAGCGTTAGTTCCACAAGCTGAAATCGATGGCGACATGGGTGATGCGCATATGGGTCTTCAGGCTCGATTAATGTCGCAAGCGCTTCGAAAACTTACCGGAATTATTAATAAATCAAAAGCGACTGTGATTTTCATTAACCAAATTCGAATGAAAATTGGTGTGATGTTTGGCAATCCTGAAACTACAACTGGTGGTAATGCGCTTAAATTTTATGCGTCAGTGCGTGCCGATATCCGTCGAACTGCACAAATTAAAAGTGGCGACGATGTAATTGGTAACCGTACAAAGGTTAAAATCGTTAAAAATAAGATTGCAGCGCCGTTTAGAATTGCTGAATTTGACATTATGTATAATGAAGGTATTTCGAAAACGGGTGATATTCTAGATCTAGCAGTTGAACATGAAATTCTTGGAAAATCAGGTGCGTTTTACAAATATAACGACCAAAATATTGGTCAAGGTCGTGAAAACGCTAAACGATACTTGCTTGAAAATCCAGAAGTTATGGCTGAAATTGAGAAAAAAGTTCGTGCAAAAATTCGTGGAGAGGAAATTGCTGAAGAATCTTCTGATAATGAGGAAAAAGAAGAAAAATAA